AGTCGCATCTTTGAGACACTTCATCGAACACGTGACATGCATTTCATTGAGGAATGAAACAAAGGCATAATAAGCTCGGGTAAGGACCAAATCTATATGAAATCACATCAAAACGTCTGCAATTAACCGATGTAAACTTGACTAGGATTGATTTGATTCTAAACCAGTacttgtcttctttttcttcgtcgAAACAGGGTGTAACCGAGCAGATTCAATCAAAAAACAAATGGACATGAGGATTCATGTGACTTTACTCGAATTTGGCAAACTTATTTCAATATTGGTTCAGTTTCCGATATGATTCGCGTACATCTGGCAATCAGCAAGTAAGAGACACGCTCAAGAATGAACTAAATGACTCCAATCTGAGTTGAGCATTTCATCGAACAGAAGGTATGCATCTCGGTTCTAAGTCTAAATGCAACGGTGAAATAGCAATTCACAACCAAACCATCACAGCAACAATATTAGAGATTCGAATTATCAAAATGGTGAAATAGCAATTCACAACCAAACCATCACAGCAACAATGTTAGAGATTCGAATTATCAAAATGAATTCCAATAGCAGTTAAATCTCAAAAATACAGAAATTAGAATTCTCGGTCACTGTTCAACACACTGTTTAACAGGAAGAACATCCGAAGACTGAACATGAGTTTAATGTTTAACATACCTAGAGCCTTAGCTTCAAACGATGTGCAGATTGAGGAATAATGTTCTTAGATTCTTCAGTGGTGAGGATCGTCCACGACGAAAAGAAGATCGAGCAAGAATGAGGCTCTTCGAGGTCTCAGGCCAGTATACAGAGTAAAACGTGGGTGAAACCGCACAACTCGAGAATAGTGGATCGCGTGAGCAGAAATCGGCTACTACAGCCtgaaatcaataaagaaagccGTCACTGGTGGTTTACACCAGTGGACAAGCCTCGAACAAAATCCAAGTCCTTCAAGCTTTCTTCGCCGGAAAACGAAGCAGAACCGGTAAGAGTCGAGCGCAAGTATGCAATCCGACAATCTGCGGCGTCGGATTGTGTTGGATGGCAACTGAGAGGGTTCGTTTCCTCCGGAAGATTTTCGGACAGAGAGAGATTTTCTTCGGTTCTGAGCCGCTGTTACCTGGTGATGGACCATCGGCGGTGATGTCGCGGCGGTCGGAAGTGCTGAGTGGCGGCGATGGAAAGGGAACCAGTTTGCGGAGATTGCCGAtcagagagagagtgaatgagAGAGATGGGTTGCCCATATTCCAAAATGGGCCTTGCTCCCATGGGCTTGTTTGGGCCGAACAGATGACTTCGAAACAAAAATGGGTTTGATCCAAATGGGTGGGTTGCATTTGTGATTTGAATCCTAAGGGCCCAACCCTTTTTATCTTTCATTGTTTCACTGCGTTTTATTATAagaaattgcatatttgatgTATGGgcaaaaaattcaggtgtcaacaagaagCAGACCGAAAGTAGAAAGATTATTTCCGTTTTATCAAATTTAAAACGATACATAAATATAGCAAGAATAGCATTCATCCTCATTAGCGAAAAGAGTCCGGTTCTACTGATTCATAGATAACTCAGTACCATTCCGAGATTAGCTCGAGTTGCATGTGAAAAATTGGGGATCCAGTAGTCTCTAATTGAATCGATACTCAAGTGATTAAAACAAATGCTAAATacccaacaacaacaaaaattaacCGTCGTGATTAACAGAGGCCTAGTCATGTATTCGTAGCAATGAagttttaaaaaggaaaatcaaagaatCGAAAGATTTAGCCTCCTTCAGCAATCTAAAATCTGAAAAACCCTTAAACGACATCGGCTTGATCCCTAGCGCGGTCATTGACGCTGCCCTGCGACATGAAGATCTCGTAGACCAACCCGGCCACTCCGCCTCCTGCAATGGGCCCGACCCAATGAACCCAGTGGTCCCTGAAGTCTCCCGTGACTGCCGCCGGCCCAAAAGACCGAGCCGGGTTCATGAACCCTCCGGCAAACGGCCCGGTCAGCATGAAGTTCGCTCCATACACGAACCCGATCGCCGTGGGGCTTGCTATCCCGTGCGGTCCCTTTCTCGGGTCTCTCGCGGCGCAGGCTGTGTAGACGAGAGCAAACGTCCCTATGAACTCCGTCGCCGCACCGCCCATGCCCGTCACATGCGGAGCTAACCTGCCCGTCGGTATCGCCTGTCCAAACAATATCCTTTACTTACAGGTACGTAGAAAATGCAGATGTGTATGGAGATTTAAATGCAAATCAAGCATATCTTAAGTTTGGTTAAAATTATACCAAATGTATTAGACGTGATCTAATTTTACGACAAAATGGTAGAACTTCACTAGGAAGAAAGGCAAATTATACCTGGCCGGCGGTGAGGAGCATCAAGAGGATACAAGCTGCGGTGGAACCCAAGAGCTGAGCCAAGCAGAAGCAAACTCCGCTCAAAATCCTGACGTGACCTCCCATCACCATCCCGATCGTGACTGCCGGGTTGACGTGGCCGCCGGAGATGTGCGCCGACGCGAACACCGCCGCGAACAGGGCAAAAGCATGCGCTACAGCCACCGCAAGGGTGTGGCAATTCTCGCCAGCGGTGCCTGCTGTGGGAGTCGCTGACATGCCTGGTAAAGTCGGTTTCGAACATGTAAGCAAAATTCTTGTAACAGTTTGCTAACATATGTTCAATTCTTGTAAGAGTTTGCAAAATCCATCTTCCCATTTCCATAGCGACTGGCCAGGTTACATCGAAACCCCAACATGATTAcctatgcttgaaatgaattgcAGTCACTTAGATTATGATAACATAAGTTCGACGACGGTCCTACCGGCAGTAATCTCATGAAATCCGTGCGATGCGAGCTCTAGGAGGAACATACCGGCGGAGATCGATGAGCCCAAGCCggcgaagacgaagatgaaggtGGAGACGAACTCGGCGAAGTAGGAGCGGAGGGAGGACTTGCTGAACAGTTCTTCCATGACGTCGAGGAATTGGGAGCCCGCTCTTAGAAAGGAAGAGACTTTGATCACTCTCATGGTTTTTGGATTTCGCTGTTTTAGGCCTTTTTGTTTCTGTCGAAGGAAGTAGTTTCACTGCACGTAGGGATTCGATTGGAGGTAGTGGGGGCTCTTTTCTAAGGTACTGTCCTAACACGTTCATCAGTGTTAAAGAGGTAACTGCCTGAGTTAACCGCTTTCCTTGATCATGGATTAGAGGGCCGATGTTTTGACGttaaaagttgttttttttttttgaaaaagaaaatctctttttttcatttctttattagGTTGGTGAAttttaatttggatttttttttcaccgcAGAACGCACAACCACAAAGCGCTCACGCTTGAATTGaacgcttgtatcgcttaaaataattaatgaatgatatgtatatctaaacattttcatgaataatgCTATCCGGACAATAAGAGATCTcggaaaacaaagagaaaatgagTACGAACGATATATATagcaacaagaagaaggaaaataattgAATAGAGAAGCTCTCAAACATTTGAAGATCTGGATCGATATCAATGGCAACTTGGAGAAGatacttcaaaaagaaaatttttctttatttctttataattaaTTGAGGTCATAGGATTCTATCCATTTATTCATTCGACGCAAATCTGAattaattttcactttttcctcccattaatttcattttttctcactaaaaattaaaacaaggTTTTGAACCAATCCAAATTAGCATTTTGTATCGTACATCTATTTGTACATAGATTCCCAGTAAATATATTATACTCTATTCTATTACACAGATCAtgtgcaattaaaaaaaatcaaacccatTACTATATCGATatctcttgaaatcttaaactcataaaaattgaaaaagtctcaATTACGCAATTGTCACTTCTGTGGGCTTTTTTGCCGCAGAATGCCCAATCTCACACGCTCTTGAATTGGGCGCACGCATTATTAACCACGACTGTAAATAAATGTGGTAGAAATTTAGACTGCCTAATGAAATGAATTTATGCATCCAACAAATATATAAAGAACATTGAGACACGTCTTTGCACCGATGTTTAAATTCACACAAACATCATTTGGCCAACCATACACATTCAACGAATTAGGGCACatttatttctccaaaaataaatgattccaaaaagtattttataaaaaaattattgctttTTAAATCATTCGCTCTCaacgaaacaaacaaagctttAGTCACATGTAAGTTTTCACAATTCTGCCAATCCACCAGTGATTCTGTAAGCCTTTCCACCTAGATAGGCAAGTGCATACCTTTGATTGTTACCTTTCTATCTGTTCGATATGTCGATACAcgtgagaaaagaaaaaccccaCAACATAAACGGTTGACATAATTCATAGATTATGAAAGTAGCAGCTTGCAAAAGTTACAACTAGGATcattaaacaatttttttttttttgttcaatagATCATCCAATGAGTTGAAATGTAAGAAAAAGTAGCAGAAGAGTTCCTATTGAGTTACCTTATACATGCTCCAGCAAAAGGTGTCTTCAGGAAAATCATTAAACAGGCACGTGCATAACTTCCCATTTGACACATTCATAACCAGTTTCCTAGGGAACTATATTCATACCGCTTTTGTGGATTTTGAAGGGAGCAGATGGGGGTCAGCGCACAATCCCAACGTTCAAAGTACTGCATCGCCTACTTTGTGAGCACATGCGTATTATTATCAATGCATGGAGATCATTTGAACTTACAAAATTTATCTGATCACACACCCGGATCACCTGTGGTACATGACTAACACATCTCTGTTCTTGAACAAAGAATATTGCAAAGcgcaaaacaaaaagaataaatagaCATTTGATCCTCACAGAAGGGTATTGGGATTATTTATCCAAAAACTATTCAGCCTTACTTGCCTTGTGTGCATTTACCAACTGCATTTGCACATCCTGAGAGACAGCTGAATGTTCTTTGTACTCCATTGTGAACTCGCCTTTGCCCTGCACAAGCAGCAGACATGTGAGACAATATGGATTGTGGCAATCGTAAAGGAATTCAATTAACACAAAATCCACCTGTGTCATCGAACGAAGAGCCGTGGAGTAGCCAAACATATTGTTCAAAGGGACCTGGGAAGCAGGAACAGAGAGAAGATGAAACATGAGTTTCTGACAAAGTTAAGGAATAGCAATTCACTATTGACCATGAGAGCTTTGTTGATGATTACTATATAAATGTATCATATACAATCAGTCCACAAACCATTAATGATCAAACTTGCAAACCCTGAAACGCGACACATCAAGGCAAACATAGTCTTGAACAAGCCTTCACAATAACGATCTAGATTTTAATTATCTAAAaccattgttatttttttaaaaaaaaaaaaaaaaaaaaaggtaagcaTGCCGTTGTCTAAGTAAATGAAAGCATgaactccaaaaatattcacaATACCTTTTTAAGGCAAATTCTTGCCCAGATAACATAATCATGTATGTTCATTGTTGTTTTCCCTTTAGCCAACGTATATACACATACTAGTTCAGAAGCAACAGGCCTGACAGGCCAAAAACAGCCAAacaacatacaaatttacaacATCAAAATTAGAGGCACTGCATCCAACACTGTATAATAATTCAAAAGTTAGAGGCAATAATGTTGTGCATACCTGAGCTACAATTACTGTTTCATCTCCATCCTGATCATTGCCTACAATCACACCTTTCCTCCTGTAATACAATAATGTCAAGTACTTATTTAGCTTTAAAAGCATTGAGGAGAACATAGCAACATCATGGAGCAAAGATAGATGGGAAGGCTCACTTGTTGATATCACCAGCAACGGTTCCCTGAAACTCTGTCGGTACTTTTAACTCCACCAGCATTATCGGTTCCAAGATTGCAGGTTTTGCAGCTGAATAGCACTGTTTCACAGAATATATGATTAGCACCATGAAATAAAGTGAATTTGTCACGatcaatttttcctattttctttttctttcaaaaggtAAAGTAACATGTTAGATTTCTCCCAAAGCTGTGAAAAATAGTTTGCAGTAAACTACCGTATAGAAGGTACCTGTCTAAATGCATAGATGGAAGCCAACTTAAAAGCCAGCTCACTAGAATCCACGGCATGTGAAGCACCATCCGTCAGAACAACACGAATATTTTCAACAGGATGACCAATCAATGACCCCCTGCATGTAAGAAAGAAGCAAATTGATTAAGGAATCAAATGTTATTTTCGTGTTCTATGGGCGACAGGACTATTGGCATTTCACAAATTCCAAACAGCTTTCGTAGCAAATTTGGGTTAAGGGGAGAGAGAAACTCACGAATTGGCAGCTTCTTTGAAGCCTTTCTCAATTGCAGGGATAAAATTGGAAGGTATGGCCTGCCCAACAATCATgttttcaaattcaaactttACAGGCGACCCTTGTGGAAGAGGTTCAACATACCtgtcatttgaaaaatttaacaATCAAACAAAGCTAGACAGCAAAACACACAAAGGAGATTCAACTGCACTGACACATTAACTTCATTCGCACAGGTGTCCTAAGATTActgaaatccataaaaattagCCGCTGTTTAATTCTATAGTGGCAGCTATATACACATGCAGTGGTTTGAGTCAAGTATCTTAACTAAGTGGATCacataaattatgaaataaaaggcAGTAACATATTTTTTAATCTTAAGCATAAGCCAAATTTACAAATAGTTCTAAAAGCCATCAATCTTTCAAATCACTATTTAGACCTAGTTAGATAGTCAAGGCGAAAAACCTCATTAAATCTATAGAATCTCAAAAGGGCCATCTCCCAGACAAAAGCATTTACAAGCAAAGACTATCTTTGCAACTTTCTTCATGTGTCTGTTACTGAGACCCCTCACTCATTAATAAGCAGCTTTCTGAGATACATTATCTGACTGGGCCACACATTACCTAACAGGATACGATTCACTATAAAGGCTGGACAAAGAGACATGTAATAGCCTCAAAGTTGCAAGGAGCAGCCATCAAACTAGAATATTCATGAAGAAATGCCAAAAATTAGCCAAGGTTCTGCGGCCCTCCAAAGGCCACAAAGAAGTATGTTAAAACAATAAGACCAGGACTTCCATTTTCAGTAGTTAGTGAGAACAATGACCCAAAAACATCTCTCGCTGGATTATTCTTTATTTACTGGTAGACAAGGTACAATAGCTATTTCTTTCTAATATCCTGCCAAAGCAAATAGCTTAATAAGTTTCAAAATAATATGTAAAGTCCAATCTACAAAGCATATCCTAAAAGCTTGATTGAGCAATTTAATATTCACTTGAGTTTTGATCATCGAGATAGATCTAATAGCAGCTATAGATAATTGAATAGTTTTCAGCAAAGAAATACGAAGGAAGTCCCTCCCTGCAATCCATCTAGCACTTGGCACAATCACAACGTGTCAGTCATTTGCAACAAAGCTGTAAGCTTAACCTTGTCGCAAAGCATGCTAAGGGAAAACACAAATGCCCGTCGACCATTCAACACAAAAACATAACAGATAAATAAATACATTAAAGAAGATTATCAAAGACATTATCCTGTTGCAAAAATCAAGAACAGAGACAAAAAGAATCAAGTAAACCAGACATGAAAATCCAACATTTGCTTATTCAGGTGCACCTTCACTTACCCACATACTCTACCATATTGACCCTGTCCTCCGGTTTGCTTCTTATGCAAGTAATCAAATTCAGCGCGCTGTGTAACAGTTTCTCTGAAATTCACTCGAGGCTTTCCAACAGTTGCCTCTACCTATTTTATGGGAGATGAGACCTTTACTAAGTACTTATTTTACCCTCAACAGCAAAGGgtgaagaaaagaatttttgCATGACATGGAAGTGAGGACATACCTTGTACTCCCTGTGAATTCGTTCAACATATATCTCCAAATGCAACTCTCCCATACCAGATATGATGGTCTATTATAGAGAAAAAAGATATATTTCATCTAAGGAAACAAATTGACCCCAAAGATAATTTGAAACTGCATAGAATACAAACCTGCCCACTCTCAGCATCCAACCCCACACGGAAGGTAGGATCCTCCCTTTGGAAACGGTTTAAAGCTTTTGAAAActatggaaaggaaaaacaaacatgTAAATTGAGGATTACCACTCAAATACAGCGGAAGAAAACTTTTGTAAACGAAGTCATATGCTACTCACTTGCCCCCCAGAATCTTTTGAAACTGGGTTAACAGCCAAGGACATCACCGGCTCAGGCACATTCATGGAGGTCATCGTGTATTTAACTTTCCCATCAGTGAATGTATCGCCTGACAAATGAAGGTAAAACATCTAATATCAAGTCTCAagggaaaagaacaaaggaCAGAGACGCTCATACTCAAGCTAAAGACCAAGTGTTTTGGCCTCGTGTTAGCTATCTAAGCTTATCACATTtaattcaatttcaacaaaattcCAACCTTTCTTTTACATTTAACTACAGGAAATCAACATTTTGCTCGTGGGACAAATTTCCCTCCCCCCTTTTCACGCAAATTAAAGCTTCACAAATCAATAATCAGAGCTAGCTGAGCACTATCATGCTGGGgaggcacagagagagagagagagagagagagggacctgAGGCGCAATCCACTCCAAAAACAGCAACAATTTGCCCAGCATGTGCCTCTGGAATATCCTGTTGAGTAGATACCCAAATAAGATCAGTGGTATTTATACTTATCAATGACCAAAACTGACCTAGTGTACGAGTTTGACTTTTCTTACATCGACCCAAAATAGAAGAAGATAATAGCTAACTATGTAACTAGAAGTCAAGAACTGACCTCCATCTCATCAGAATGCAGCCGTACGAGGCGAGGAACCTGCTCCAGAACAATTAGGGAAGTTCATAAGTCCATAACACATGTAAATGGAATATTGAAGACAGTGGCagaaattgaacaaataaaagtgATAAGCAATACATCCATGTTCAAAATAATGAGTAACATTTGCTTGTTGCACCTTAACAACCTTAGCAACAGATTGCACCTAATACGAAATAGGGATGGATATGATGACTTTAGCAATCTAAGGGTGGGTGATTTCCTTGAAGCTCccaaaatcacaataaaaaatgcaacaatCTTAAGGATGCATTATTCTGGTTTATAAAAAGCATTTAGCAGATAAAATTAGGACAGGCCACCACTGGCACTTGTTTTGGATCAACCATCTAAAAAATTCCATAAGTCACGCTAGTAGAATGATCATAGACCAACCACAGCAGACATAAGAGAAGTTCCAAACCAAATGATTATTATGAACCAAAATATTCACTTTTGGAGAGATGTCGATATTGGTATACGTAGTTACCACTGCTTCACAAGTTCATTCGTCCACAGAAATGGCAAAGCAATCTTAGTTAGATTCTCAAGGTTGCACGGGATACTCAGAATTGGTTTCTCAAGAATGGTATAACACATGAAACCTGATTTCTGCTGGAATAGGCACAGAGGAACTAAGTCtggaaagaaagaggaaagatcTTCCTTTATGTGTTAGGTGGAATTCATGAATGTAGAGGAACAGGAGGCCTTTTCAAAGTACAAAGTTCACTCTTCAGAAGCAAAAAGATTTGCTCTACACCTGGCTATTGGCTGGTTTCCTTCATAGGCGGGAAAACTTTCTCACTTCGTTTTCTtttgtcacattttttttttccgttactTTCTGATATATACTCAACTTCTCCAGACTACCGCTCCTTACTTCCAGAAGTTTTTATAATAAGATAAAGAAGCATCCCAAAGTGAATATTTTTCCACCCAACGGAGGAAACTTATCATGACATATACAGcatacaaaagaaataaaatccaGAAAGCATCCTCTAAGAATTCTCGACTCACCTTCACCTTCTTTCCAGTGTTTACATTGATGATAAAGTCCCCCTTCCGAATGACACCCTCATAAATTCTTCATGACACAAAAACAAAGTCAGAGGTAGATATTCACTAAAGCTTACCACTCAAGGTAAAAGCTGATAAGCAACCTGTAAAATTATAGCCATTCTGCAAGAGAAAAACTGTCAATCACAACTTACCTTAAATATGTTAACTGACCAAATCGCCCTTCCTCCAATTTAAAGGCCAATGCTACTAATGGTCCATCTGGAGTTCCAGTCAACGTAACCTACTTTGACAAAAATACCTCAGTaaaccaaaaacaaataaaacaattaacaatttcaaaattaaaaaacaatacaaatttttttacgCATTTGGAAtaccttttcttccttcttgttTTGATCAAGAGCATAATTACTGACTTCAATTGGACAAGGCAAATAACTGAGAACACCATCCAACAGAGGCTGAACTCCCTGGAGGCAAAGATTCGCGATAACAGGGTGATCATCTCCAATTATAAAGTTCACAATATATGGCGCTGttataataattaaatattaaaccatgccttcatctagtagcttaagcttttagaacaattagcAGCGGTTCCACAAACTGTCACATGGTATCAATGCAAGAGGTCCTGGGTTCAAACATTTCCAGCCcccatttgcctccccaattaaatatgtccacacttagtactaggcaaaaagaccggactaagcttGAAGGGAAGTGttaaagtaattaaatattaaaccatgccttcatataataacttaagcttttagaacagttcaCAGCGGTCCCACAAAATATTACGGGCGCAAACAACTAATTCTAACCCAAAGCATTGCAAGATAAGGGGAACAAATTTCATATACATACATAGTAAATTATCACGCCCCCACTTGAATCAAGTTATGAGACACCACCGAGACACTACACTTCCCCATCATCAGTATTCTAATTTTGGAGGGGAAACACATCAATGAAAGAGGCACCCCTCTATTTCTAATGTTTATTGTTAGAGACAACTCCTGCATAGAACCAGACCTTGACAATAGAAACTTGACTAAGAGGAAGGTTATTGAAATCCATTGGTCATGGATGTGTGAAATAGATGCTGAGAGTCAATCAGGCAAATCCAGTTAAAGATTTGTCACAAAGCAAGATGTTGCCATCACAATAAAAGAGAAACAGAAGGATCTTTCAAGGTAACAGATCTTCTTGTCAACTTGAAAGCAATCACTGTTAATAGGTGAACTACTAAAGCAATTGGGCAATTTGTCATGGAATTTTAGTCAAGCTCTATTAGCTTTTGCTTCCTACTTCACCTTCTGGTACATCTTGTATACATGGGTTCTATCAATAAATGTTGATTTTATTCTACTGAAAGCAGATATATTAACAGAGACATTCTTCCTTAGCACATCCCATCTAGCAGGATAAGGTTTAGTTTGTCGTGGTCATCATTGCTTTTGTTCTCCTTCACGCGCGATTCAAATCCCAGCACCTTCCTCAGTATTAAATGGTTGATACTACTGGGAGAGGCAACAAGAGGACTTAGGTAATGGCAAAAAGCACAATTTCGTGAATACCTTATTTTTGAATGCACTACCCATGAATACAGGTACAAATTTTCTGGCTATGGTGGCCCTGCGTATGGCTTCCTGCAACATGTAGCGTGTAAGTGTTATGTGTTGTCAAAGAACAAGTAAAACACCAAAACATTGGTTAATGTTATATTAGAGGATCATCCCACTTCACGGTTATTTCATATCCTACACAGTCATGAGTCTTTCAAACAACAGTGAAAAAAGCGGAAGCTACCACACATCTTTCCTGTCAGCATTCATAGAATAAACAACGAGGCATAAATTAATACTTGGAAAAACAGAACTGTAAATATCACACACAATGGCTCATAACAGGCTAGTCAAAACCAATCTtaacctaaaaagaaaaaatacttcAAGTGAATTAAAAGAGCTAAACCTCAAGATCAGCAGATGATATAGGCTCATCACTTAGAAATGCTTCAGCCAGTTTATCATCAACTTCCGAAACCATCTCAATTAGTTCGCGCCTCTTTTCTGTGACCAGATTCTCCATATTGGCAGGTACCTCGGCAGTGACAATCTTTTCACTGCATTAAATAATAACTCAATCAGCAAATCAACCAACTGTATCACAACAGACAACCTGGGGAAGCCCCTGGATTCAGAAACAGACCCATTGGAACCATGAAAATAATAGGCTTTCAACTGTACTAGGTCAACAAGACCCTCAAATTCTTCTTCCAAACCAATCGGGACCTGAACAGCAGCGCTATGGTGCCGAAGTTTAGACCTTGCCTGAGATAAGAAAAATCTATTGATCATTCTGTCTAacaacagaaaaacattataGATTCATAATTAAGCAACACGAGAGATTTCctcattgcaaaaaaaaaaaagggttacaTTAACTTGGCACTGTAT
The sequence above is drawn from the Rhodamnia argentea isolate NSW1041297 chromosome 9, ASM2092103v1, whole genome shotgun sequence genome and encodes:
- the LOC115744352 gene encoding aquaporin TIP2-1-like, whose translation is MRVIKVSSFLRAGSQFLDVMEELFSKSSLRSYFAEFVSTFIFVFAGLGSSISAGMSATPTAGTAGENCHTLAVAVAHAFALFAAVFASAHISGGHVNPAVTIGMVMGGHVRILSGVCFCLAQLLGSTAACILLMLLTAGQAIPTGRLAPHVTGMGGAATEFIGTFALVYTACAARDPRKGPHGIASPTAIGFVYGANFMLTGPFAGGFMNPARSFGPAAVTGDFRDHWVHWVGPIAGGGVAGLVYEIFMSQGSVNDRARDQADVV
- the LOC115744419 gene encoding elongation factor G-2, mitochondrial: MSAMARLPKSSASRLLYTTLCASSPLSPSASHHLQSPLASLLLCGSRLRHFSTGNLARAAAKDDKEPWWKDSMDRLRNIGISAHIDSGKTTLTERILYYTGRIHEIHEVRGKDGVGAKMDSMDLEREKGITIQSAATYCTWKGYQVNIIDTPGHVDFTIEVERALRVLDGAILVLCSVGGVQSQSITVDRQMRRYEVPRLAFINKLDRMGADPWKVLSQARSKLRHHSAAVQVPIGLEEEFEGLVDLVQLKAYYFHGSNGEKIVTAEVPANMENLVTEKRRELIEMVSEVDDKLAEAFLSDEPISSADLEEAIRRATIARKFVPVFMGSAFKNKGVQPLLDGVLSYLPCPIEVSNYALDQNKKEEKVTLTGTPDGPLVALAFKLEEGRFGQLTYLRIYEGVIRKGDFIINVNTGKKVKVPRLVRLHSDEMEDIPEAHAGQIVAVFGVDCASGDTFTDGKVKYTMTSMNVPEPVMSLAVNPVSKDSGGQFSKALNRFQREDPTFRVGLDAESGQTIISGMGELHLEIYVERIHREYKVEATVGKPRVNFRETVTQRAEFDYLHKKQTGGQGQYGRVCGYVEPLPQGSPVKFEFENMIVGQAIPSNFIPAIEKGFKEAANSGSLIGHPVENIRVVLTDGASHAVDSSELAFKLASIYAFRQCYSAAKPAILEPIMLVELKVPTEFQGTVAGDINKRKGVIVGNDQDGDETVIVAQVPLNNMFGYSTALRSMTQGKGEFTMEYKEHSAVSQDVQMQLVNAHKASKAE